The Enterobacter kobei genome has a segment encoding these proteins:
- the chbB gene encoding PTS N,N'-diacetylchitobiose transporter subunit IIB has product MEKKHIYLFCSAGMSTSLLVSKMRAQAEKYEVPVVIEAFPETLAGEKGQKADVVLLGPQIAYMLPEIQRLLPNKPVEVIDSGLYGKIDGLGVLKAAVAAIKKAAN; this is encoded by the coding sequence ATGGAAAAGAAACATATCTACCTGTTCTGCTCAGCGGGCATGTCAACCTCACTGCTGGTGTCAAAGATGCGTGCGCAGGCTGAAAAGTATGAAGTCCCTGTGGTGATTGAAGCGTTTCCAGAAACGCTGGCGGGCGAGAAAGGCCAGAAAGCCGATGTTGTTTTACTGGGGCCACAAATCGCCTATATGTTGCCCGAAATACAACGACTGCTACCCAACAAACCGGTCGAAGTGATCGACTCGGGGCTGTATGGCAAGATTGATGGTTTAGGTGTTCTGAAAGCTGCTGTGGCAGCCATTAAAAAAGCTGCTAATTAA